Sequence from the Bacillus sp. es.036 genome:
GATGCCAACGACTTTATTGCTATCGTAAAGATCTAGCATGAAGTCTGCCATTTCCTTAGCTGTATGGAACTGCGGAACAGTTCCTTCATATTCGAAGTTATCAACGTCCATTGAACGGTTCGCAAATTCGGTTTCTGTTGCTGCAGGTGCCAAAACTTTTGCCTGCATTTTCGCGCCTTGTCCTTGGAGCTCCTGAGCAAGTCCTTCTGTAAAGGCACTGACAAAGAATTTCGTAGCACAATATGTCACAGCATCTGCAACGATTGTATAGCCTCCGCCTGAGGAAACGTTAATTAACTGCGTTCCCTCGACATTCGCATAATCGCGAACAAACAAGGATGACAAAATCGTTAAAGCCTCATTGTTCAGACGAAGCATCGTTTCAATTTTTGGAAGTTTTTGTTCGCCAACTGGATCAAAATTACCGAATCCAGCATTATTGATAAATGTTTCAATTTCAATATTTTCAAGACTCTCATAGAAAGCATAGACGTTTTCGTTAAGTGATAGATCTGCTTCACGAATGATCACATCAAGATCAGAATTAATCTTCTGTACTTCGCTTTTCAGCTCTTCCAATTTCTGAGTTCGACGTGCAGCGATTACAAGGTTCTTTCCGCGAGCCGCAAATGCGAGTGCTGATTCATACCCAATACCTGAACTTGCTCCTGTAATAACCGTGTACTTCATGTTAATCCCTCCACTTATTCATTATGTTACAATCTTATTGTAGACGTTTGAGTGCACTCTAAGTCAAACAAAACGAAAAAGCAAGGGGGATTGAATGTACTCGATAAGTGAAATAGCCGAAATGGTAGATATAAGTGCCCATACCCTCCGCTATTACGAAAAGGAAGGGATTATTGAACCGATTCGAAACGATCATGGCGTGAGACAATTTGACGAAAAGCATCTAAAGTGGTTGCAGTTCGTCAAAAAATTAAGAGAAACTCAAATGCCCGTCTCTCAAATCAAAGCATATACGCATTTATTTCTTGAAGGAGAGCACACCGCGAACGCTCGCCTAAAACTTCTTGAGGATCATCAGCAGTTTATTCGTGATCAAATCGAGACATTGCTTGCAACGGACGAAATGCTAACGAAGAAAATTTCAACATATAAAGAACAGATGGAGAAATCATTGATGTAATAACGAAAAGTCCCATTCCTTTATGGAACGGGACTTTTGTGATTTTGCTCTACTTGTCTCTTCCGCTACTCCAGATACGTATCACTTGTTCCGCTGAAAAGGCCAGCTGAGATTTAGTTACGTCTGGGTTAAGCGCATGTTCTAATGAATGACACCCTTGTTGAATCGAAAGTATTCCCGATAATGTTTCATACAAGTTATCCACCGGTTCAACAACCTGCCCTGCTAATGCAAAGCATGGAACATGATGTTTTTTCGCAAGTTTTCCAACTCCAGACGGAACTTTCCCATAAGCAGTTTGACGATCCATTTTCCCTTCCCCAGTAAAAGCGATGTCAGCCACTGCAAGCTTTTCTTCTACTTTTAGCAGTTCAAGCATCCACTCAATTCCAGGGACATAAGTCGCCCCTAGAGAATAGAGTGCTCCACCAATCCCTCCTGCCGCTCCAGCTCCTTTTTGAGTCGATAGAGAAAGAAGATTTGCTACACGATGAAGAGCAGCATCATAAGTCGGAATTTCTTCTTTCTTCATACCTTTTTGCGGTCCAAAAACAGCAGCAGCTCCACGTTCACCTGCATAAGGGTTGTCCACATCCGTCACGATATAAAGATTCGCATTTAGCTTACTACTACTTTCACGGATGGATGCGGTGTCTAGTAAAGGATTCTGGTGGAGAGGAAGTTCTTCGCATGAATGATCAAAACACGTATACCCTAGGGCTTGTAACATTCCTAGCCCTCCATCGGTGGTCCCCGTCCCTCCCAGGAAGACGTATATGTCTTTGGCGCCTTTTTCTTCAGCATCCTGGATCAGCTCACCAACACCATAGCTTGTTAAACGTGAAGGTTCTAAGTTGTCTGATGAAATCAAATGCAGCCCCACCGCTTCAGCCGATTCAATGTACGCGGCTTGCTCTGTTCGATAATAACGAGCGCTTCGTTTTTTTCCGTCTAGCTGGTGGATCGGCACTGTTACAAAGTGTCCCGGCAATGTTTGGATCGCTTCCAATGACCCTTCTCCTCCGTCTGCTACCGGAATAACGTCAACAACACTATCAGGGAATACTCGCTTAATCCCAGACTTAACCGCCTCACCTGCATCCTTCGAGGATAAAGAACCTTTGAACGAGTCCATCGCAATTAATACATTCATTTCTCCACCTCCTTTTGCTATTGAATTAAGAAGCTTCTCACCTGGCTTGGTGACAGTTCAACAGATGCTTCAATTGGAGATGCATTCGTTTTCACTTCATTTAAATTCACTTCATTCACTTTCTGAATAGCTTCATGCTCCAACTGTACCATTTCCTCACGAACTGTTGGATTATAATAGCGAATCAATAGTCCTTCATCCAACTCTGCTTTCTTCAATGTACTCATGACCAAATTCGTTTCTTCAAATGAAAATAGAGTAAAGGTAGATGGGACCAGGATATGTTCTTGATTTAATTTCATCGCATTATGAGGAATCTTGTTATATGAAATGAAAGGACTAACATACCGTTTTGCAAGCTGAGCTATTTTGGCCTCATCTCGATTGCCCTTTACATAAGCGAAGCCAAAATCAAATTGGTACTCGCCAATCATTTGTGAATCTGGCGTCGGTAATTTAATTCCAGACGGACGTCCTGGACGTCGAACAAGCTCTTCCTTACCAAGAACACCAACGCTTCTAAAGAGCGTTACCGCAATTGTATCAAAGCGATCTCCAATAATTTCATATTCTCTCACACTATTTGTCATGACAACCGCTGACTTTTCTTCATCTTCTAGGCCAACATAACTAAGGAAAGGATAAATTGCATCTGGTCGTTCATCCCAATCTTCTTTCTCCCAAACACTCATCCCATCATCAATAACCTTGCGTTCAATCGTTCCAAACTGTTGATCTGCAAAGGAAAATGAGCTAGCCATTTGTGTTGGGAGTAAGACGCGGATGCGGTGATCCTTCACGTTATTGATCACATTACAGGAAACCTCAATCACATTACCTTTTGCTGGAATTGTAAGTTCATAATGAAAATCAACCGTCTCAAAACGTTTACCATTCAGCTTCCTCGCTTCAAGATCTTCTGGTAAAGTCCATTGATAAGTGATTGTAGCACGATGAGTCTGTTGGGTTGACTGTAAGCTGATTTGAGCATCTGTTATTTCATCGACACTAAAGCGTGGTTTTTCTCCCTCTAAAGGCGAGAAATCATATTCATCTCCATCATCACCAACATTCTCAAGTCCAAGAACACCTTTATGAGTTCGGCCAGTTTCTTTGTCAGTTAGTGATAGTGTACCGTTTTGTTCAAACTGAATGAAGTAAGCAGACGTTTCAACAGTACGACGGTCTTCACTTGGAAGAATGGGCTGATGATCGGTCGTTTCCACCACATAATACGTTTGATAACCGATGCCAGAAAGTTGGGTTTTCACTTCAATTGTAAATTCCACAAATGGATCATAGTTTCCGTAATGCACGATTTGTCGGTCAATTAAACCGGGATCGATAATTTTTGTAGAAAGAATTTCGTATTCGAGTTCTTTTCCATCGTCGTCTATTAGTTTAAATGAACTAAACTTTGTAGTAACCGTTGTTGTTGTTACTTCTTCTCGCTCCACAGGAAGAAGATTGAAGAAAACAAGACGATCCTCTTTTCGATCCGTATTGATATGATCTGTGATTTTACGTTTATAGAAATCGATTAAACGATCTGTCCGTTCTTCAGCATTCTGGAAACGTGCCATAATCTCCGCATGAACTTTGTCAGAGCAGCAGCAACCGATACTATCATGTGCATGGTTTTTCATCATTTCCTTCCAGATCGGCTCAATTAAACCATGATGATATTCAAACCCTAATTTGTAAGCAAGTGAAGCCAGTGGCTCTAGATGATTGGTAAGTTTATTCTCAATTCGTGTATTGGCTGCTTTAATATCTGCCCTAGTTGAGTAAATGCTACGATGGACACGCTGGTATTTACCGTGAAGAAACTCACCGTAAATCTCATCAAGACCTTCATTTTTCTCGATTCTCTCGAGCAAGTCTTCATAACGGCTTAAGAAAAACTCTCTTTCTGGATAAAGCTTTTCAAGTACGGAAATGACTTCATATATATTTTGCTGAATGGGCATCTGGTCATGTCCATTTGGTAGCAGAACGTCATCGCCAGTAGCACCTCGATCGAGCACCGTAAAGTATTTATCCATTCTCTTCTGCAGTGCTTCCTCTTCTTCTGGTAGGTACTTTCCAATGGCGTACCCGAGCGGCATGAGTTGAACAAGAACTTTTGAGTCGCCAGGAGCTGTCCAGTAGAATTCAGTTTTATCAGTTCCGTGATGTTCAGAAGTTCCTCTCCAGAAAATCGAATATTTAATGTCAAATCCGTTCAGAATTTGTGGCATTTGCGCAGATTGCCCAAACGAATCAGGAAGGTAGCCAATTTTCATTGGCTCACCAAATTCTGCACTGTCTTTCATACCGTAATATAGATTTCGTACAATGGATTCTCCACCTACGACCATCTCATCTGTTTGCGTGTACCACGGTCCAATGACCAACTTATCCGCTTGAACAAGTTTCTTCACGCGTTCTCTTTGCTCCGGGTGAATTTCAAAGAAATCTTCTAGAATCGCTGTTTGTCCATCTAGTACATAATAAGGATAATCAGGATCGTTTTCTAACCTTGTTAAAATCTCTTCCATATTATTCACGAGTAAAATGCGTGATTCTTCTGTTGAAAAGTACCATTCTCGATCCCAATGCATGTGAGGGACGATGTGGACGTTTTTTGTCATAGCTGCTCACCTCATTCAAAAATTATGCTGCTTGTTGCTTTAATGCTTTTTCATATCCATATTTTTTGATCTTTTGTTTTCTCGTTAAGATAAGAAGGATCGTTGAAATGGCTGCACCAATCACTGCGGCACCAAACCAAATGACTGCATTCATAACCCCGCCCATTCCTCCTTGAAGGAGAGCAAGTGAGAAGATACCTGCGCCAGGTACGTTTAACCCAATATTCGCTACAGAAATAATCGCTCCGGTCACTGCTGATCCCGCTACAAGTGAAGGAATAACGCGTAATGGGTCATTAATCATAAACGGAATGGCTCCTTCCGTAATTCCTGCTAAACCAAGAATCCACGTCTGTTTCCCAACTGCTTTTTCACTTTGACTAAACGATTTATTTGCAATGATGGTAGCTGCTGTAACGGAGAAAGCGGAAACCATTTTTACTGAAGCGAAAGTGGCATAAGGAATAAAGTTACCGCTCGCCATGGCTCCGATACAGAATGTGTATGCGGCTTTATTTACTGGACCGCCTAAATCAAAGGATACAAATCCTCCAATTAAAGCTCCTAGAATAATTGCATTCGTTCCTGTCATACCATCAAGCCAGTTAAGTAGCGTTTCATTTAGCCACGTAACAGGTTCACCAACGACAAATAGCATAATTAGGATGGTAATAAGAGAACCAAGAACCGGATATACCCAAAAGCTTACAAATCCTGCAAAAGTACCACTAGGTTTAATTTTTTGCTTCATGTATTTCAGGAGATAACCAGCAAGGAAACCACCAAGCATCCCGCCAAGGAATCCACTGCCAATCATATTTGCTGCAACACCAGCTGCAAATCCAGGTCCAAGACCAGGTTTATCCGCAATGGAGTATGCCATGTATGCAGCAAGAATTGGAACCATTAGTGTGCTTAATAATAATCCGCCTAACGTTTTAACCTGGAATAACCATGATCCTTCTGTTGCTAGCACATCTTCTAATCCGAATCCTTGCGCAATAAGCGTAGCAAAAGCCGAGATCATTCCACCTGCAACAATAATCGGAATAATGTACGAGATTCCTGTAAGGATCGAATCTTTTATTTCGGTCTTAAAAGGCTTGTGGTCTTCATCTTCACTCATTTCGTCTAGATGCTCCATGTTTGAAACGGTAGATTGTTTCTTTTGAAGTACTTTTTCAATTAACCCTTTACCATTTTTCATTGGTGACGCAACATTTGTTTTCACTGTTGGTAAGTGCTTGAAGCGCTCTTGATCTTTCACTGCTACATCATTCGCGAAAATTACGCCAATTGCTTCACTTAAATCTTTCTTTGAATGACGACCTTCAATACCATTCGCACCTTGTTTCTCTACTTTCATTCTTACATTCATTTCTTTTGCAGCCTTCATTAAAGCCTCCGCTGCCATATAAGTATGGGCAATCCCCGCTGGACAGGCTGTAACACCTAACACAAGCGGCCGAGTTTCCTCACCTGCATCTTCTTTCTCTGCCGGTTTATCTTCAGCGTCACCAAGAGCCTCATATAACTCGCTTGCTGTTTTCATTTTGACTAATTGATCTTTATAAGTTGAATCAGATAGGCGTGTGACTAACTCTGCTAAGAGAGACACATGTGTTGAGCCTGCTTCCGCTTCAGGGATAGCCAGTAGAAAAACCAAATCAACCTGATTTGTCGGATCCACACTTTCCCAATCTTCTATTGGCTTTTTAACCGTTGCTACAGCGAAGGCTGCCTCTTTAACACCTTTTGATTTACCGTGCGGAATTGCAAGTCCACCTTCAAAACCTGTAGGTGAAAGCTTTTCTCGATCTAAGACTGCATTGAAGTATTGATCTTTATCTGATAGTTTACCTGCTACTTCTAGCGCTTCCGTTAATGATTCAATCGCTTCACGTTTTGTAGCGTAATGTTGATTAATCTTTATTAAATCGAGAGAAGTGACATTCTGTAGATTCATTTTTTTACCTCCCCATCAAGTAATCGCTTACAACCTCATCTTAAATGTATTTAAGGCTTGAACGCTCATTTTGTTAGCGCATTCACAAAAATAATAAAAAATAGATAAGCTCTGTGTATTTATACACAGAGCTTACGGTAAGACTCAACTAATAACCGCGCGATCATGGCCATTGGCACAAAGTTTGTTGTGTTATAGCCATTTGTTTCCTCTTTTGGCGCATAACAATATAACATCAAATCTGCTACCTCACTGAGTCGACTTTCTCCAATATGACTCATACCAATAATTTTTGCGCCTTGCTTATGCGCATATTCACCAAGATCAAGGGTCTGCCGCGTTTCTCCAGATTGACTCAGCAAAATGACAACATCTTTCTTAGTGAAATGCTGCAACGCTGCCATATTCTCATGACGATGTTCAGAAAAAGTAACGTCTTTATGAAAAGGCTTGATGTTCATTACAATTAATTCACTTATATATGAATGTGCTCCTGCACCAAACACTAGAAGACGTTGAGATTGATGAATCCACTCACCAGCTAATTGTATCAATCGCTTATCCGTTAGTTCCATCGTTCGTTCCAATTCATATTGAAAAGACCTGCTTTTTGTTTCTTTCGTTGCCATTTCATCTTTCAACCTAAGTTTCAATTGCGTAAATCCTTCATACTCCAATTTCTTCATAAGTCTCATTATAGAATTCGGGACTGTATGAGTTTGCTGTGCAAGGTGTTGCACCGACATATTCACAACATCCGCTTTATTTTGAAGAATATATTGAATGATTTGATCTTCGAGATCTGTTAACTGAAATTCAAATTTACGATATCGATCTTCTAAAGATAGCATGCTATACCAGTCCTTCAATTAGATTCATGGTTCTATTCTACCATCGTTTTGTTTTTGGTTCTAAATCCATAAGAATTTTTTATAGTGGATTTAAACTACGAAGAAAGAGATGCGCCCAAATTCCATCTTAAGGCACATCTCTTCTTTTGATTTCTTATGACTTCAACATCTCTGACACCCATTGATCTCGATGAATCACTTCACCTGTGGGACTCTTACTCTCCTGGTTTTTAATAACGTTCTCCAAGAAAGTAGAAGAATATCTCACCTGTCCTTTACCTAGCTTTCCATTTATTCCAAATACTTCAACTACGTCACCTACATCAAAAGAGCCAACCACATGATGAATACCGTTATATAGCAAGCTTCTCCCGTTTAAAACAATCGCCTTTTCCGCCCCTTCATCAATATAAAGCTGACCTGCTACGTGAGAATGCATCGCAATCCATTGTTTTTTAATCGGAAAAGATGTTGCTTTCTCTCGACTGATATACGTCCCATCTCCAACGCCTGAAAGAATACGAAGCAACTTTTCACTACCAGTTTCATGACCGATAAAGACGCGAACGCTCAGGTTTAAAGCAGTCTGCGCTGCGATTAACTTTGACTTCATGCCTCCTGTTCCAGCGCTCGATCCAGCGCCGCCGGCTTGTTCAATCATCTTATCATCAATCTCTGTCAGCGAGTGATATTTGACTGCATCAGGATTTGTGGCCGGATTCGAATCATAAATGCCGTTCACATCCGTTAAAATAATGAGCTCATCTACATGAACAAGGCCGCTTACAAGAGCTGAAAGCATGTCGTTATCTCCAAACTTTAACTCTTCCGTTGAGACCGTATCATTTTCATTAATAATCGGCATGACACCTCTTGCCAGTAATTCAGACAGCGTATCGAACGCATTTTTGTATCGTTCTTGATTTGAAAAATCAGGGCGTGTTAACAGAATTTGAGCGACTGAAATGTTCCGCTGATTGAATTCCTCAATATAAGATTTAATGAGTAAACTTTGTCCAAGAGCAGCTGCAGCCTGCTTACCTTTTAACGTAACTGGTCTTGAAGGATAGCCTAACTGTTTAAATCCCGCTGCGACTGCGCCTGAGGAAACAAGAACCACCTCATGGCCTTCTTGTCGAAGCAACGTAAGTGCATCCACGTGATCCAATAACTTATTTAAATCGATCTCACCGCGCCCATTTGTCAGTGAACTACTCCCAATTTTGACAACAATCCGCTTCTTCCCCATACTCTCTCTCCTTATATAACCACGTTCATAAACGTTGATGAAATTTCTAAAATTTTAACACAAAAAAAGAAAATTGTATTGCTTTACGTCACTAAAAACAAAAAGAGTCTCACTATATAGAGATAACGGTGAAAAGAAACCTACAAAAGAAAAGGAACGCTTTGTCACTTACTAAACAAAGCGTTCCTTTTCTCAAGCATCGTTAAAAACCTCAACAGCGAGAAGGTTCAATCAAAGGTGTGCCTAAAAGCGCCCAAGTGTGGGTAGTATGCTCAGGTAGATAATCCTGATCAACAGACACCTTTTCTCTAAGACGCTTTTGATCTTCAAAAGAGATCCATTCCTCCAACTTATCAGGGACAGCAGCCCCTATTTCGGTAGCCATATTGTCTCATACATTGATAGACACACGCTTGGTACATCTGATCATTTTGTGCATAACTTTGATAGCAGTTATTCAAACACTGTTGATAAAGATTGTGCTGGGTTGGCGGCAGTCCACCAGGTCCAAGCCATGGCTGTTGATGTGGATATGGCTGTATCCAACCTCCTCCATTGTATCCTGGTGGAAGACCTCCAGGGCCTAACCACTGTTGCTGTGGAAAATCCCATCCACCTGGACTCATAGAGCCACCGCCATAAATAATTCGTTGATGATCGTTTGGCAACATCAATCTTCCTTTCTTCATTAGTCACTCGCTTCATAATTAATTTAGTAGGAGGACAGCTTAACCGTGCTTGGATTAAAATAAAAAGGAGGGAACTCGACTCCCTCCTTTTTCGCTCTATTTATAAATCATCAAACCCATTATCATCAGACACTTTCGTATATTGGCGTGACTTCTGTTCAAAGAAATCACTTTTACCAGCATTCACATCGGCATACGCTTTGATCCACCTCATTGGATTCTCACGATGCCCTTCAAAAGGACGCTCGATTCCAAGCTGGTTCACGCGCGTATTGGCCATGAATTTAATATAAGCACTTAATTCGTTCATTGTAATACCAGGAAAGCGATCACCGATAATGTACTCTCCCCATTTGATTTCAAGCTCAGCTGCTTCTCGGAAGGTGTTTGTAATAAAAGCATGGTTCTCTTTGTTATTAAGCTCAGGATGCTCTTTGAAAAGTTCCTTCACGATGTTTACGAATAACGTGACGTGAAGCTGTTCATCACGATTAATGTAGTTAATCATCGTTGAAGTCGACACCATTTTTTGATTTCGAGCAAGGTTATAAAAGAAAGCAAAGCCAGCATAGAAGAATAGTCCTTCAAGGATAATGTCATATACGATCGATTCAAAAAACGTTTGCGGTGATGGATTCTGAACAAATGCTTCATATCCAGATGCAATAAATTGATTACGTTCTAAGAGCACGTCATCATGCTTCCAATATTCAAAAATTCGATCCTGCTCATGTTTATTGACAATCGAAGAAAGCACATAGCTATAGGACTGATTGTGCACAACTTCCTGAAAGGAGAGCACTTGCATGAGCGCAGATAGGCTTGAATCTGTTAAATAATCTGCTACTTTGCTCGAATAGTCAGTTTGAATTGAGTCTAGAAAAGCGAGAAGCCCAATGATTTTCTTAAACGTATCTTGCTCGTCTTTACTTAGTGCTTCCCATTGCTTTACGTCGTTTGACATATTGATCTCAAACGGGGTCCAAAAGTTTCCTAGCATATTTTTATACATCGGATAGGCCCAGCTAAACCGGACATCATCCCAGTTTAGAACGTTTGAGCTCTTACCGTTAATAATCCCTGTTGAGCTATTCGGTGCAGACACGTCATAGAGCTTTCTTTTCTGTATCGTTTCCACTTTGATCTCCTCCTTTAACTTGCGCAGCTTTCACAGTCATCGATCTCGACTGAAGTACTTCTTGTGTAATACGTTGTCTTTAACCCTTTTCTCCACGCCGTCATATGAATGTTGAGCAAGTCCCTTGCTTTCACCGTGCTCTGCACATAAATATTAAATGAAATGGACTGATCGACGTGGCGCTGTCTTGCCGCATTCTGTTCAATACTCCACAGCTGATCGATATGATAGGCAGACTTATAATACCAGGTTGTTTCTGGTGATAGATCAGGTGCCGTTACCGGAATTTTGTAATTCTTTTTTTCCTCTGAATATTCTTTTTGAAAAATTGGATCAATCGAGGCTGTCGATCCGGCTATTAAACTCGTTGAACTGTTTGGCGCTACAGCTAGTAGATAAGCATTCCTGACACCACTTTTATGAACCTTCCCTTTCAGGGCGCTCCATTTATCGTTCGTATAACCACGTTGTGTAAAGTACTCCCCATTTTGCCAATCAGAGCCTTCAAAAAGAGAATAACTCCCTTTTTCAACCGCAAGTTCATGACTCGCCTGTATGGATAAATAATTAATTGTTTCATATAGTTCATCTGCATAGTTTGCTGCTTCATGACTTTCCCAAACGATCCCCTTTTTCGCCAGTAAGTGATGCCAACCAAACGTTCCAAGCCCAATGCTTCGGTATTTCTCATTTGTTAACTGCGCTTGAGGTACTTCAATCGTATTAATATCAATGACGTTATCAAGCATTCTTACTTGAATCGGGATTAATCGCTCTAGGGCATTGGCTGTAACCGCACGTCCAAGATTTATACTTGATAGATTACAAACGACGTAATCACCAGGCGTTTTCGTAATGATTATCTTACCGTCTTTCGTAATCTCCTCTTCAACGGTCGTCGCACTCATATTTTGCATAATCTCAGTACAAAGGTTTGAAGCATAGATCATCCCAGCATGCTTATTTGGATTTGCACGATTAACCGTGTCACGATAGAACATGTACGGCGTACCTGTTTCCAATTGAGATTTCATGACTCGCTTCATAATCTCAATCGCTGGTACCGTTTTTCTGGAAAGCTCAGGATGGTTCACACACTGCGTATATTTCATACGAAACTCTCCTGATCTTTTTTCTTTGTCATAAGCATCTTCAAGAGAGAATCCCATCACCTGACGGACTTCATGCGGATCAAACAAATGCCAGTCTGCACGGTCTTCTACAGCTTCCATAAAGACGTCTGGAATACACAAACCAGTAAAAAGATCATGCGTCCTCATGCGTTCGTCCCCGTTATTAAGCTTGGCATCAAGAAATTCAAAAACATCTTTGTGCCAGACATCGAGATAAACCGCAACAGCGCCCTGGCGTTGACCTAATTGATCCACACTAACGGCTGTATTGTTTAGTTGCTTCATCCAAGGTAAAACTCCTGATGAATTCCCTTTAAACCCTTTGATATCACTTCCACGCGAACGAATTTTCCCAAGGTATGCG
This genomic interval carries:
- a CDS encoding SDR family NAD(P)-dependent oxidoreductase, whose amino-acid sequence is MKYTVITGASSGIGYESALAFAARGKNLVIAARRTQKLEELKSEVQKINSDLDVIIREADLSLNENVYAFYESLENIEIETFINNAGFGNFDPVGEQKLPKIETMLRLNNEALTILSSLFVRDYANVEGTQLINVSSGGGYTIVADAVTYCATKFFVSAFTEGLAQELQGQGAKMQAKVLAPAATETEFANRSMDVDNFEYEGTVPQFHTAKEMADFMLDLYDSNKVVGIVDGNTYEFQLKNPIYPYVARNR
- a CDS encoding MerR family transcriptional regulator; amino-acid sequence: MYSISEIAEMVDISAHTLRYYEKEGIIEPIRNDHGVRQFDEKHLKWLQFVKKLRETQMPVSQIKAYTHLFLEGEHTANARLKLLEDHQQFIRDQIETLLATDEMLTKKISTYKEQMEKSLM
- a CDS encoding glycerate kinase family protein; translated protein: MNVLIAMDSFKGSLSSKDAGEAVKSGIKRVFPDSVVDVIPVADGGEGSLEAIQTLPGHFVTVPIHQLDGKKRSARYYRTEQAAYIESAEAVGLHLISSDNLEPSRLTSYGVGELIQDAEEKGAKDIYVFLGGTGTTDGGLGMLQALGYTCFDHSCEELPLHQNPLLDTASIRESSSKLNANLYIVTDVDNPYAGERGAAAVFGPQKGMKKEEIPTYDAALHRVANLLSLSTQKGAGAAGGIGGALYSLGATYVPGIEWMLELLKVEEKLAVADIAFTGEGKMDRQTAYGKVPSGVGKLAKKHHVPCFALAGQVVEPVDNLYETLSGILSIQQGCHSLEHALNPDVTKSQLAFSAEQVIRIWSSGRDK
- the mngB gene encoding mannosylglycerate hydrolase → MTKNVHIVPHMHWDREWYFSTEESRILLVNNMEEILTRLENDPDYPYYVLDGQTAILEDFFEIHPEQRERVKKLVQADKLVIGPWYTQTDEMVVGGESIVRNLYYGMKDSAEFGEPMKIGYLPDSFGQSAQMPQILNGFDIKYSIFWRGTSEHHGTDKTEFYWTAPGDSKVLVQLMPLGYAIGKYLPEEEEALQKRMDKYFTVLDRGATGDDVLLPNGHDQMPIQQNIYEVISVLEKLYPEREFFLSRYEDLLERIEKNEGLDEIYGEFLHGKYQRVHRSIYSTRADIKAANTRIENKLTNHLEPLASLAYKLGFEYHHGLIEPIWKEMMKNHAHDSIGCCCSDKVHAEIMARFQNAEERTDRLIDFYKRKITDHINTDRKEDRLVFFNLLPVEREEVTTTTVTTKFSSFKLIDDDGKELEYEILSTKIIDPGLIDRQIVHYGNYDPFVEFTIEVKTQLSGIGYQTYYVVETTDHQPILPSEDRRTVETSAYFIQFEQNGTLSLTDKETGRTHKGVLGLENVGDDGDEYDFSPLEGEKPRFSVDEITDAQISLQSTQQTHRATITYQWTLPEDLEARKLNGKRFETVDFHYELTIPAKGNVIEVSCNVINNVKDHRIRVLLPTQMASSFSFADQQFGTIERKVIDDGMSVWEKEDWDERPDAIYPFLSYVGLEDEEKSAVVMTNSVREYEIIGDRFDTIAVTLFRSVGVLGKEELVRRPGRPSGIKLPTPDSQMIGEYQFDFGFAYVKGNRDEAKIAQLAKRYVSPFISYNKIPHNAMKLNQEHILVPSTFTLFSFEETNLVMSTLKKAELDEGLLIRYYNPTVREEMVQLEHEAIQKVNEVNLNEVKTNASPIEASVELSPSQVRSFLIQ
- the mngA gene encoding PTS 2-O-a-mannosyl-D-glycerate transporter subunit IIABC encodes the protein MNLQNVTSLDLIKINQHYATKREAIESLTEALEVAGKLSDKDQYFNAVLDREKLSPTGFEGGLAIPHGKSKGVKEAAFAVATVKKPIEDWESVDPTNQVDLVFLLAIPEAEAGSTHVSLLAELVTRLSDSTYKDQLVKMKTASELYEALGDAEDKPAEKEDAGEETRPLVLGVTACPAGIAHTYMAAEALMKAAKEMNVRMKVEKQGANGIEGRHSKKDLSEAIGVIFANDVAVKDQERFKHLPTVKTNVASPMKNGKGLIEKVLQKKQSTVSNMEHLDEMSEDEDHKPFKTEIKDSILTGISYIIPIIVAGGMISAFATLIAQGFGLEDVLATEGSWLFQVKTLGGLLLSTLMVPILAAYMAYSIADKPGLGPGFAAGVAANMIGSGFLGGMLGGFLAGYLLKYMKQKIKPSGTFAGFVSFWVYPVLGSLITILIMLFVVGEPVTWLNETLLNWLDGMTGTNAIILGALIGGFVSFDLGGPVNKAAYTFCIGAMASGNFIPYATFASVKMVSAFSVTAATIIANKSFSQSEKAVGKQTWILGLAGITEGAIPFMINDPLRVIPSLVAGSAVTGAIISVANIGLNVPGAGIFSLALLQGGMGGVMNAVIWFGAAVIGAAISTILLILTRKQKIKKYGYEKALKQQAA
- a CDS encoding MurR/RpiR family transcriptional regulator; this translates as MLSLEDRYRKFEFQLTDLEDQIIQYILQNKADVVNMSVQHLAQQTHTVPNSIMRLMKKLEYEGFTQLKLRLKDEMATKETKSRSFQYELERTMELTDKRLIQLAGEWIHQSQRLLVFGAGAHSYISELIVMNIKPFHKDVTFSEHRHENMAALQHFTKKDVVILLSQSGETRQTLDLGEYAHKQGAKIIGMSHIGESRLSEVADLMLYCYAPKEETNGYNTTNFVPMAMIARLLVESYRKLCV
- the proB gene encoding glutamate 5-kinase, which encodes MGKKRIVVKIGSSSLTNGRGEIDLNKLLDHVDALTLLRQEGHEVVLVSSGAVAAGFKQLGYPSRPVTLKGKQAAAALGQSLLIKSYIEEFNQRNISVAQILLTRPDFSNQERYKNAFDTLSELLARGVMPIINENDTVSTEELKFGDNDMLSALVSGLVHVDELIILTDVNGIYDSNPATNPDAVKYHSLTEIDDKMIEQAGGAGSSAGTGGMKSKLIAAQTALNLSVRVFIGHETGSEKLLRILSGVGDGTYISREKATSFPIKKQWIAMHSHVAGQLYIDEGAEKAIVLNGRSLLYNGIHHVVGSFDVGDVVEVFGINGKLGKGQVRYSSTFLENVIKNQESKSPTGEVIHRDQWVSEMLKS